The Collimonas sp. PA-H2 genome contains a region encoding:
- the ffh gene encoding signal recognition particle protein, with product MLDNLTQRLAKVVKTMRGEARLTETNTAEMLREVRLALLEADVALPAVREFIANVKQKALGEEVIASLTPGQALVGVVQRELASLMGADLGPEASQLSFATQPPAIILMAGLQGAGKTTTVGKLAKYLREQKKKKVLTVSADVYRPAAIGQLQTVTAQVGADFFPTEITDKPVDIALAALDYAKRHYHDVLIIDTAGRLGIDEAMMKEISAIHAAVKPIETLFVVDAMLGQDAINTAKAFSDALPLTGIVLTKLDGDARGGAALSVRHITGKPIKFAGTAEKLDGLEAFDPTRMANRILGMGDILALVEEAQKGVDVAAAKDLAHKIKGGGKFDLNDFKAQLGQMKKMGGLSNLMDKLPAQFQQAAGGANMDQAEKQVRRMEGIINSMTAQERAKPELIKASRKRRIAVGAGVQVQEVNRMLSQFDQMQSMMKKLKGGGMMKMMRGMKGMMPGMR from the coding sequence ATGCTCGACAATCTTACCCAACGCCTCGCCAAAGTCGTCAAAACCATGCGCGGCGAAGCGCGCCTTACCGAAACCAATACCGCGGAAATGCTGCGCGAAGTCCGCCTGGCCTTGCTGGAAGCCGACGTCGCCTTGCCTGCCGTGCGCGAATTTATCGCCAACGTTAAACAAAAAGCGCTGGGCGAAGAAGTCATCGCCTCGCTGACGCCCGGCCAGGCCCTGGTCGGCGTGGTGCAGCGCGAGCTGGCGTCGCTGATGGGCGCCGATCTCGGCCCGGAAGCTTCGCAGCTGAGTTTTGCCACGCAGCCGCCGGCCATCATCCTTATGGCGGGCCTGCAAGGTGCGGGTAAAACCACCACAGTCGGCAAGCTAGCCAAATATCTGCGTGAACAAAAGAAGAAAAAAGTATTGACCGTTTCCGCCGACGTCTATCGTCCAGCCGCGATCGGACAGCTGCAAACCGTGACGGCGCAGGTCGGCGCCGACTTCTTCCCGACCGAGATTACCGACAAGCCGGTGGATATCGCCCTGGCCGCGCTGGACTATGCCAAGCGCCATTACCACGATGTCCTGATCATCGACACCGCCGGCCGACTCGGCATCGACGAAGCGATGATGAAGGAAATCAGCGCCATCCATGCCGCCGTCAAGCCGATCGAAACCCTGTTCGTGGTCGACGCCATGCTCGGCCAGGACGCCATCAATACCGCCAAGGCCTTCAGCGACGCCTTGCCGCTGACCGGCATCGTGCTGACCAAGCTGGACGGCGATGCGCGCGGCGGCGCAGCGCTGTCGGTGCGGCATATCACCGGCAAGCCGATCAAGTTTGCCGGCACCGCCGAAAAACTGGACGGCCTGGAAGCTTTCGATCCGACCCGCATGGCCAACCGCATTCTCGGCATGGGCGATATCCTGGCGCTGGTTGAAGAGGCGCAGAAAGGCGTCGACGTCGCCGCGGCCAAAGACCTGGCGCACAAAATCAAGGGCGGTGGCAAATTCGACCTGAATGACTTCAAGGCGCAACTCGGCCAGATGAAGAAAATGGGCGGCCTGTCCAACCTGATGGACAAGTTGCCGGCGCAATTCCAGCAAGCCGCCGGCGGCGCCAATATGGACCAGGCGGAGAAACAGGTACGCCGGATGGAAGGCATCATCAATTCGATGACTGCCCAGGAACGGGCCAAGCCGGAGCTGATCAAGGCCTCGCGCAAGCGCCGCATCGCCGTCGGCGCCGGGGTGCAGGTGCAGGAAGTGAACCGCATGCTGTCGCAATTTGACCAAATGCAGTCGATGATGAAAAAGCTCAAGGGCGGCGGCATGATGAAAATGATGCGCGGCATGAAGGGCATGATGCCAGGCATGCGCTAA
- a CDS encoding SWIB/MDM2 domain-containing protein: MATAAKKPAAKKAAAPAKAPTKSAPKAAPKKVTATGTVARKPNAAFMKPLTPSATLAAVVGAAPLPRTEVTKKVWEYIKKHNLQNPANKRNIVADDKLKAVFGGKKEVSMFEMTKLISDHLK; encoded by the coding sequence ATGGCCACAGCAGCAAAAAAACCAGCGGCAAAGAAAGCTGCCGCACCAGCCAAAGCGCCGACTAAATCGGCACCAAAGGCAGCGCCTAAAAAAGTAACTGCAACAGGTACTGTAGCGCGCAAGCCTAATGCAGCATTCATGAAACCACTGACGCCATCGGCCACCCTGGCTGCGGTTGTCGGCGCGGCCCCACTGCCACGCACTGAAGTCACCAAGAAAGTGTGGGAGTACATCAAGAAGCACAATCTGCAAAATCCAGCAAACAAGCGCAATATTGTTGCAGATGACAAATTGAAAGCTGTCTTTGGCGGCAAAAAAGAAGTGTCGATGTTTGAAATGACAAAACTCATTTCCGATCACTTGAAATAA
- a CDS encoding alkaline phosphatase, protein MKIQLAASKQFPHRLRQGAALCALALLFSGSALAADAVPAKAKNVIFFLGDGMGPVTVTAARIYGHGEAGRLTMETLNRTARVKTFSLDGQTTDSAPSMAAYMTGVKMRNDVISMSSDTHAFDANGKPYQTKADSTCVAGNGQPVQTLLELSKGAGKAVGAVSTTRISHATPAATYAHVCNRDAYNTITEQATPGAPRYNAALKDGVDVLLGGGLRHFLPKSSPGSQRNDELDALGMFKAAGYTYVASGSELKNLNPANVSKLLGLFTASDMDYELDRVKKKLNQPSLAEMTEKAIGVLKKNPNGYFLMVEGGRIDHALHGTNAKRALEDTLAFDAAVKKALELVDLKDTLIVVTADHDHAIGFNGYPKRGNPILGKVANYSDGKLALAADGKPYTTLVFGNGSAPRRPEDSDLTNVDTEADDYLQQVGVRFAGSPGSETHGGGDVMLFSAGAGSDTFKGTFENIKVFGKVKNALGL, encoded by the coding sequence ATGAAAATTCAACTAGCAGCCTCCAAGCAATTCCCGCATCGCCTCCGCCAAGGCGCAGCCTTGTGCGCGCTGGCGTTGCTGTTCAGCGGCTCGGCCCTGGCCGCCGATGCGGTCCCGGCGAAAGCCAAGAACGTTATCTTTTTCCTGGGCGACGGCATGGGTCCGGTGACCGTCACCGCGGCACGCATCTATGGCCATGGCGAAGCCGGCCGCCTGACCATGGAGACCTTGAATCGGACCGCCCGTGTCAAGACTTTCTCGCTGGATGGCCAGACTACCGACAGCGCACCGTCGATGGCGGCCTACATGACGGGCGTCAAGATGAGGAACGACGTCATCTCGATGTCTTCCGACACCCATGCCTTCGATGCCAACGGCAAGCCATATCAAACCAAGGCGGATTCCACCTGTGTAGCCGGCAATGGCCAGCCGGTGCAGACTTTGCTGGAACTGTCCAAGGGGGCGGGCAAGGCAGTCGGTGCGGTCAGCACCACCCGCATCAGCCATGCCACGCCGGCTGCGACCTACGCCCATGTCTGTAATCGCGATGCCTACAACACCATCACCGAACAGGCGACACCGGGCGCGCCGCGTTATAACGCGGCGCTGAAAGATGGCGTCGATGTCTTGCTCGGCGGCGGTTTGCGGCATTTCCTGCCAAAGAGCAGTCCAGGCAGCCAGCGCAACGACGAGCTGGATGCACTGGGGATGTTCAAGGCCGCCGGCTATACTTATGTTGCCTCCGGCAGTGAACTGAAAAACCTCAATCCTGCCAATGTCAGCAAGCTGCTCGGCTTGTTTACCGCCAGCGACATGGATTACGAACTGGACCGGGTCAAGAAGAAGCTGAACCAGCCTAGCCTGGCCGAGATGACGGAGAAAGCCATTGGCGTGCTGAAGAAGAATCCGAACGGTTATTTCCTGATGGTGGAAGGCGGCCGCATCGACCACGCGTTGCACGGCACCAACGCCAAGCGCGCGCTGGAAGATACGCTGGCCTTCGATGCAGCGGTCAAGAAGGCGCTGGAACTGGTCGACTTGAAAGACACATTGATCGTGGTCACTGCGGATCATGACCACGCCATCGGCTTCAACGGCTATCCCAAGCGCGGCAATCCTATCCTCGGCAAGGTGGCGAATTATTCTGACGGAAAACTGGCGCTGGCGGCCGATGGCAAGCCCTACACCACGCTGGTGTTCGGCAATGGCAGCGCGCCGCGGCGGCCGGAAGACAGCGACCTGACCAATGTCGATACCGAAGCGGATGACTACCTGCAGCAAGTCGGCGTGCGCTTCGCCGGCTCGCCTGGTTCGGAAACCCATGGCGGCGGCGACGTCATGCTGTTTTCCGCCGGCGCCGGCAGCGACACTTTCAAAGGCACTTTTGAAAACATCAAGGTGTTTGGCAAGGTCAAGAATGCGCTTGGCCTGTAA
- a CDS encoding alkaline phosphatase, whose translation MKLSMLIAAATASAVLAGCSGSSNSLVEAPVERPEVKPAAKNVIFFLGDGMGITTMTAARIYKVGEEGDLTLDTLPETGFVTTYSNDAQVTDSAPSMGAYMTGVKANNEVISMSANTSARDASGKSYVSGADSTCPSGNGTPADTLLEIMKAKGYSTGVVTTTRITHATPAATYSHICHRDGENNIAAQLTPKGAGFNSKLSDGVDVIFGGGRRHFLPKTDADSKRSDSRDLVAEFKAAGYAYAANFADFDKLSNTAPKVVGLFNKDHMTYDLDRDAAKEPSLAQMTAKSIDLLNSKKNGFFLMVEGGRIDHALHATNTRRALQETVAFDDAIKIALDKMQQVDPGLKNTLVVVTADHDHSILLNGYAKRTGKTTSSEPGVLGLVKNVLTGQPERDINNNPYTVIGFGNGPNHLATRGALSDMQVADKDYLQESVIPTEAGGETHGGTNVFIGAQGMGAGNIRGVLDNTEVFGLVKKAVGL comes from the coding sequence ATGAAATTAAGTATGTTGATTGCCGCCGCCACGGCGTCGGCGGTGCTGGCGGGGTGTAGCGGTTCCAGCAATTCACTGGTGGAGGCGCCGGTCGAGCGGCCGGAAGTCAAGCCGGCGGCAAAGAACGTGATTTTCTTCCTGGGCGACGGCATGGGCATCACCACCATGACCGCGGCCCGCATCTACAAGGTCGGGGAAGAGGGGGATCTGACTCTCGACACCTTGCCGGAAACCGGTTTCGTCACGACTTATTCAAACGATGCCCAGGTCACCGACAGCGCGCCGTCGATGGGAGCCTACATGACCGGGGTCAAGGCCAACAATGAGGTGATCTCGATGTCGGCCAACACCAGCGCCCGCGACGCCAGCGGCAAGAGCTATGTCAGCGGCGCCGACAGCACCTGTCCGAGCGGCAATGGCACGCCGGCCGATACCCTGCTGGAGATCATGAAAGCCAAGGGCTACAGCACCGGCGTCGTGACGACTACCCGGATCACCCACGCGACGCCGGCGGCGACCTATTCGCATATCTGCCACCGCGACGGCGAAAACAATATCGCCGCGCAGCTGACGCCCAAGGGCGCCGGTTTCAACAGCAAGCTGAGCGATGGCGTCGATGTGATCTTTGGCGGCGGCCGCCGCCACTTCCTGCCGAAGACCGATGCCGACAGCAAGCGCAGCGACAGCCGCGACCTGGTCGCTGAATTCAAGGCCGCAGGGTATGCCTACGCGGCCAATTTCGCCGACTTCGACAAGCTCAGCAACACGGCGCCGAAAGTGGTGGGCCTGTTCAACAAGGACCACATGACTTACGACCTCGACCGCGACGCGGCCAAGGAACCGAGCCTGGCGCAGATGACCGCCAAGTCGATCGATCTGCTGAACAGCAAGAAGAACGGCTTCTTCCTGATGGTGGAGGGCGGCCGCATCGATCACGCGCTGCACGCCACCAACACCCGCCGCGCCTTGCAGGAAACCGTCGCTTTCGACGATGCCATCAAGATCGCGCTGGACAAGATGCAGCAAGTCGATCCCGGTCTGAAGAACACCCTGGTAGTGGTCACCGCCGACCATGATCATTCGATCCTGCTGAACGGCTACGCCAAGCGCACCGGCAAGACCACCAGCAGCGAACCGGGCGTGCTCGGCCTGGTGAAGAATGTCCTGACCGGCCAACCGGAACGCGACATCAACAACAACCCGTACACCGTGATCGGCTTCGGCAACGGCCCCAACCATCTGGCTACGCGCGGCGCCTTGTCGGACATGCAGGTGGCTGACAAAGACTATCTGCAAGAGTCGGTGATCCCGACCGAAGCGGGCGGCGAGACGCATGGCGGCACCAATGTCTTTATCGGTGCGCAGGGCATGGGCGCCGGGAACATCCGCGGCGTGCTCGACAACACCGAGGTGTTCGGCCTGGTGAAAAAAGCCGTCGGCCTGTGA
- a CDS encoding lytic transglycosylase domain-containing protein, producing the protein MSVLSILLLLLSGMAHAGNQKEEELADSVRLALSRAINDARPPKPQFSDIDQRIQYLYWLGEMSERLKKKLPDAQVRIEFLETAWYEAKRSGLDPGMVLGLIQVESAFRKYALSSVSAHGYMQVMPFWSRVIGDSDRSKLFNMQTNLRYGCSILRMYIDMEKGNLYLALGRYNGSRGRPEYPNAVLAAWKRWEYKDASPLHTVSAHQ; encoded by the coding sequence ATGAGCGTGCTGTCCATCTTGCTGCTGTTGTTGAGCGGCATGGCACATGCCGGAAATCAAAAAGAAGAAGAACTGGCGGATTCGGTGCGTCTGGCCTTGTCGCGCGCCATCAATGACGCGCGGCCGCCGAAACCTCAGTTCAGCGACATCGACCAGCGCATCCAGTACCTGTACTGGCTGGGCGAAATGTCGGAACGCCTGAAGAAAAAACTGCCGGATGCGCAGGTGCGCATCGAATTTCTGGAAACCGCCTGGTATGAAGCCAAGCGCTCCGGTCTCGATCCCGGCATGGTGCTGGGCCTGATTCAGGTGGAATCGGCCTTTCGCAAATATGCCTTGTCCAGCGTCAGCGCCCACGGCTACATGCAGGTCATGCCGTTCTGGAGCCGCGTGATCGGCGATTCCGACCGCAGCAAGCTGTTCAACATGCAAACCAATCTGCGCTACGGCTGTTCCATCCTGCGCATGTACATCGATATGGAAAAGGGCAATCTGTATCTCGCGCTGGGCCGCTATAACGGCAGCCGCGGCCGCCCGGAATATCCGAATGCAGTTCTGGCGGCCTGGAAGCGCTGGGAATACAAGGATGCTTCACCGCTGCATACGGTCTCTGCCCACCAATAA
- a CDS encoding proline--tRNA ligase: MRASRFFISTLKEAPSDAEIVSHKLMMRAGMIKRISSGIYTYMPMGLRVIRKVENIVRQEMNRSGAVELLMPVVQPAELWQETGRWQKYGAELMRVKDRHGRDFIIQPTSEEVITDIARTELRSYRKLPVNFYHIQTKFRDERRPRFGLMRGREFTMKDAYSFDRDLDGLKQSYQIMYDAYVRIFNRFGLQFRAVAADNGAIGGTGSHEFHVIAATGEDAIVYCPNSDYAANMEAAESLPLIPTRAAPTQALTKTATPGKAKCEAVAELLQLPLTQTIKSIVLTVEKEATDKEPASKVVWLLMLRGDHELNEIKANKIPGLAGYRFASEAEIVEYFGTPPGYLGPVNTKKQVTVVADVNVANMHDFVSGANEVDFHYTGVNWGRDLPEPMVFDIRNVVEGDPSPDGKGALAILRGIEVGHVFQLGTAYSEAMKATFLDEGGKPQLLQMGCYGIGITRILGAAIEQNFDDKGIIWPLAIAPFEVVVCPMGYDRSEAVKAETDKLYDALLAAGVDVILDDRGERPGAMFADWELIGVPHRIVIGDRGLKDGQIEYQGRRDTEATQVPLAEMEAFIKAKLVS; encoded by the coding sequence ATGCGCGCCTCCCGTTTTTTTATCTCCACGCTCAAAGAAGCCCCATCCGACGCGGAAATCGTCAGCCATAAACTGATGATGCGCGCCGGCATGATCAAGCGCATCAGTTCCGGCATCTACACCTATATGCCGATGGGCCTACGCGTGATCCGCAAGGTCGAGAATATTGTGCGCCAGGAAATGAACCGTTCGGGAGCGGTGGAATTGCTGATGCCGGTAGTGCAGCCGGCCGAACTGTGGCAGGAAACCGGACGCTGGCAGAAATACGGCGCTGAACTGATGCGCGTCAAGGACCGTCACGGCCGCGACTTCATCATCCAGCCGACTTCGGAAGAAGTGATTACTGACATCGCCCGTACGGAATTGCGCTCCTACCGCAAGCTGCCGGTGAATTTTTACCATATCCAGACCAAGTTCCGCGATGAGCGCCGGCCGCGCTTCGGCCTCATGCGCGGCCGTGAATTCACCATGAAGGATGCTTATTCCTTCGACCGCGACCTGGACGGCCTGAAGCAGTCCTACCAGATCATGTACGACGCCTACGTGCGTATTTTCAACCGCTTCGGCCTGCAGTTCCGCGCCGTGGCGGCGGATAACGGCGCCATCGGCGGCACCGGCTCGCATGAATTCCACGTTATCGCAGCTACCGGCGAAGACGCCATCGTGTATTGCCCGAACTCGGACTATGCCGCCAATATGGAAGCGGCCGAATCCCTGCCGCTGATTCCGACCCGCGCGGCGCCCACACAGGCGCTGACCAAGACGGCGACGCCAGGCAAGGCCAAGTGCGAAGCGGTGGCCGAGCTGCTGCAGCTGCCTTTGACGCAAACCATCAAGTCCATCGTGCTCACCGTTGAAAAAGAAGCAACGGATAAAGAGCCTGCCAGCAAGGTGGTGTGGCTGCTGATGCTGCGCGGCGATCACGAGCTGAACGAAATCAAGGCCAACAAGATCCCTGGCCTAGCCGGTTATCGCTTTGCCAGCGAAGCGGAAATCGTCGAGTATTTCGGCACGCCGCCTGGCTATCTGGGCCCAGTGAACACCAAGAAGCAGGTGACCGTGGTGGCTGATGTCAATGTGGCAAACATGCACGATTTTGTCAGCGGCGCCAACGAAGTCGATTTCCACTACACCGGCGTCAACTGGGGCCGCGACTTGCCTGAGCCTATGGTGTTCGATATCCGCAATGTGGTGGAAGGCGATCCGTCGCCGGACGGCAAGGGCGCGCTGGCGATCCTGCGCGGCATCGAAGTCGGCCACGTGTTCCAGCTCGGCACTGCCTACTCGGAAGCCATGAAGGCTACTTTCCTGGACGAAGGCGGCAAGCCGCAACTGTTGCAGATGGGCTGCTACGGCATCGGCATCACCCGCATCCTGGGCGCCGCCATCGAGCAGAACTTCGACGACAAGGGCATCATCTGGCCGCTGGCCATAGCGCCGTTTGAAGTTGTTGTATGCCCGATGGGCTACGACCGCAGCGAGGCGGTAAAGGCCGAAACCGACAAACTGTACGACGCGCTGCTGGCCGCCGGCGTCGACGTCATCCTGGATGACCGCGGCGAACGCCCGGGCGCCATGTTTGCCGACTGGGAGCTGATTGGCGTGCCGCATCGCATCGTCATTGGCGACCGTGGGCTGAAAGATGGCCAGATCGAATACCAGGGACGGCGCGACACTGAAGCCACGCAGGTGCCGCTGGCCGAGATGGAAGCGTTCATCAAAGCCAAGCTAGTTTCCTAA
- a CDS encoding RNA pyrophosphohydrolase: MLDREGFRPNVGIILLNTQNEVWWGKRVREHSWQFPQGGIKYGETPEQAMFRELEEEIGLKAEHVKIIGRTRDWLRYEVPDHFIKRDVRGHYRGQKQIWFLLRMTGRDCDVNLRLTEHPEFDAWRWHDYWVPLDVVIEFKRDVYQRALQELSRFLTRPLQSTPHHARHLRTGHGPRVANQSTPAEPEKK, from the coding sequence ATGCTTGACCGTGAAGGCTTTCGCCCGAACGTCGGCATTATCTTGCTCAATACCCAGAATGAAGTCTGGTGGGGCAAGCGCGTGCGCGAACACTCGTGGCAATTTCCACAGGGCGGTATCAAATACGGTGAAACCCCGGAGCAGGCCATGTTTCGTGAACTCGAGGAAGAAATCGGGTTGAAGGCGGAACACGTCAAGATCATCGGCCGTACCCGCGATTGGCTGCGCTATGAGGTGCCGGATCATTTCATCAAGCGCGACGTGCGCGGGCATTATCGCGGCCAGAAGCAGATCTGGTTCCTGCTGCGCATGACCGGACGCGACTGCGACGTCAACCTGCGCCTGACTGAACATCCCGAATTCGACGCCTGGCGCTGGCATGACTATTGGGTGCCGCTGGATGTCGTGATCGAATTCAAGCGGGATGTCTATCAGCGCGCCTTGCAAGAATTATCACGTTTCCTGACGCGTCCTTTGCAAAGCACGCCGCATCACGCCCGTCATCTGCGCACCGGCCACGGGCCGCGTGTAGCGAACCAATCCACACCCGCTGAACCCGAAAAAAAGTGA
- a CDS encoding CNP1-like family protein translates to MAFVLRIPVTKISRLLAASLLLLGMSAHVHADSFDQGSAMKMNPGDFDDDDDGKSWQEIKTEIPPAPQVANLVSFYVSPTATMNFFIDVKSISTGKDGVVRYTLVSKSEAGAQNVSYEGIRCQTYESKLYAFGQKDGSWSRARLNDWKRINDSAGNRHHASLARDYLCQDGMVAGKVEDIRSRLTSNRPIKPGS, encoded by the coding sequence ATGGCTTTTGTTTTACGCATCCCCGTTACCAAAATATCACGATTGCTGGCCGCCAGCCTGCTGTTGCTGGGCATGAGCGCACATGTGCATGCCGACTCCTTCGATCAAGGCAGCGCCATGAAAATGAACCCCGGCGATTTCGACGACGATGACGATGGCAAGTCATGGCAAGAAATCAAGACCGAGATTCCGCCGGCGCCGCAGGTGGCCAACCTGGTGTCGTTCTATGTCAGCCCGACTGCCACCATGAATTTCTTCATCGACGTCAAATCGATCTCGACGGGTAAAGATGGCGTAGTGCGCTATACGCTGGTCAGCAAGAGCGAGGCTGGAGCGCAAAATGTCAGCTATGAGGGAATCCGCTGCCAGACTTATGAGAGCAAGCTGTATGCGTTCGGCCAGAAGGATGGCAGCTGGTCGCGGGCGCGCCTGAACGACTGGAAGCGGATCAATGATTCTGCCGGCAACCGGCATCACGCATCCCTGGCCAGAGACTATCTTTGCCAGGATGGCATGGTGGCAGGCAAAGTTGAAGATATCCGCAGCAGACTCACCAGCAATCGCCCGATCAAGCCGGGTAGCTGA
- the proB gene encoding glutamate 5-kinase, translating to MNSVIQKAKRIIIKVGSSLVTNDGKGLDAGAIAKWATQIAELRAMGKEVVLVSSGAVAEGMQRLGFDKRPTSIDELQACAAVGQMGLAQIYETSFRAHNIRTAQVLLTHADLADRERYLNARSTLFTLLRFGVVAIINENDTVVTDEIKFGDNDTLGALVANLIEGDALIILTDQKGLFTADPRKDPNAEFVHEAKAGDPALEIMAGDAGTSIGRGGMITKILAAKRAASSGAHTVIAWGREDAVLTRLAGGEAIGTQLLAQTGQLTARKQWMADHLKTAGKVVLDAGAVQKLRNEGKSLLPIGVTAVSGEFGRGDVITCTDADGHAIARGISNYTSSEARRIMRHPSSEIQTILGFVEESELIHRDNMVLV from the coding sequence ATGAATTCCGTCATTCAAAAAGCCAAGCGCATCATCATCAAGGTCGGATCCTCCCTGGTCACCAATGACGGCAAGGGGCTGGACGCCGGCGCCATTGCCAAATGGGCGACCCAGATTGCCGAATTGCGGGCCATGGGCAAGGAAGTGGTGCTGGTCAGCTCCGGTGCGGTGGCCGAAGGCATGCAAAGGCTGGGTTTCGACAAGCGGCCGACCAGTATCGACGAATTGCAGGCTTGCGCCGCCGTCGGCCAGATGGGCCTGGCGCAGATCTATGAAACCAGTTTCCGCGCGCACAATATCCGCACCGCCCAGGTACTGCTGACCCACGCCGACCTGGCCGACCGCGAACGCTACCTGAACGCGCGCTCGACCTTGTTCACCCTGCTGCGCTTCGGCGTGGTGGCGATCATCAACGAGAACGACACAGTGGTGACCGATGAAATCAAGTTCGGCGACAACGACACACTAGGTGCGCTGGTCGCCAACCTGATTGAAGGCGATGCCTTGATCATCCTGACCGATCAGAAAGGCTTGTTCACCGCCGATCCGCGCAAGGATCCGAATGCCGAATTCGTGCATGAGGCGAAAGCCGGCGATCCGGCGCTGGAAATCATGGCAGGCGATGCCGGCACCAGCATTGGCCGCGGCGGCATGATCACCAAGATTCTGGCCGCCAAGCGCGCCGCCAGTTCCGGCGCCCATACGGTGATTGCCTGGGGCCGCGAAGATGCGGTGCTGACCCGGCTCGCCGGCGGCGAAGCCATCGGCACGCAGCTGCTCGCGCAAACCGGACAACTGACTGCGCGCAAGCAGTGGATGGCGGATCATCTGAAAACCGCAGGCAAGGTAGTGCTGGACGCCGGCGCCGTGCAAAAGCTGCGCAACGAGGGAAAATCCCTGCTGCCTATCGGCGTCACCGCAGTGTCTGGCGAATTCGGCCGCGGCGACGTGATTACCTGCACCGATGCCGATGGTCATGCCATCGCGCGCGGCATCAGCAATTACACCAGTTCCGAAGCGCGCCGCATCATGCGCCATCCATCCTCGGAAATCCAGACCATCCTCGGCTTTGTCGAAGAATCGGAATTGATTCACCGGGACAATATGGTATTGGTCTGA
- the obgE gene encoding GTPase ObgE codes for MKFIDEAKIEVIAGDGGNGVASFCREKFRPFGGPDGGDGGVGGSIWAVADRNINTLVDYRFSKMHRAGRGENGRGSDCYGKGADDIKLRMPVGTLIVDINTGEAIADLTDHGQEVLLAKGGEGGWGNIHFKSSTNRAPRQKSDGKEGERRELRLELKVLADVGLLGQPNAGKSTFITAVSNARPKIADYPFTTLHPNLGVVRVSHEKSFVIADIPGLIEGAAEGAGLGIQFLKHLQRTGLLLHIVDLAPFEDTVDPVKEAKAIVKELKKYDQSLFDKPRWLVLNKIDVIPDGERVKRVKDFIKRFGWKGPVFEISALNRDGCPELVTEIYGYLAEKRQQETRSEEKQMVVEAQAILSIDPDDPRFKILD; via the coding sequence ATGAAGTTTATAGATGAAGCAAAAATCGAAGTCATTGCCGGCGATGGCGGCAATGGGGTTGCGAGTTTTTGCCGTGAAAAATTCCGCCCGTTTGGCGGCCCTGACGGTGGCGATGGCGGCGTAGGCGGCAGTATCTGGGCCGTTGCCGACCGCAATATCAACACCCTGGTCGACTATCGCTTCTCCAAGATGCATCGCGCCGGCCGTGGCGAAAACGGCCGTGGCTCGGATTGCTACGGCAAGGGCGCGGACGACATCAAGCTGCGCATGCCGGTCGGCACGCTGATCGTCGACATCAACACCGGCGAAGCAATCGCCGACCTGACCGATCACGGTCAGGAAGTGCTGCTGGCCAAGGGCGGCGAGGGCGGCTGGGGTAACATCCACTTCAAATCCTCGACCAACCGCGCGCCGCGCCAGAAGAGCGACGGCAAGGAAGGCGAACGCCGTGAACTGCGGCTGGAGCTGAAGGTGCTGGCCGACGTCGGCCTGCTGGGACAGCCGAATGCCGGCAAGTCGACTTTCATCACCGCGGTGTCGAATGCCCGCCCGAAGATCGCCGATTACCCGTTCACCACCTTGCATCCGAACCTGGGCGTGGTCCGCGTCAGTCACGAAAAGAGTTTCGTGATCGCTGACATCCCGGGCCTGATCGAAGGCGCGGCAGAGGGCGCGGGACTGGGAATCCAGTTCCTGAAGCACTTGCAGCGCACTGGTTTGCTGTTGCACATCGTCGATCTGGCGCCGTTCGAAGACACGGTCGATCCGGTCAAGGAAGCCAAGGCGATCGTCAAGGAATTGAAGAAATACGATCAGTCGCTGTTCGACAAGCCGCGCTGGCTGGTGCTGAACAAGATCGACGTGATCCCGGACGGCGAGCGTGTCAAGCGCGTCAAGGATTTCATCAAGCGCTTCGGCTGGAAAGGCCCGGTATTTGAAATTTCCGCGCTCAACCGCGACGGCTGTCCAGAACTGGTGACCGAGATCTACGGCTACCTGGCGGAAAAGCGCCAGCAGGAAACCCGTTCGGAAGAAAAGCAGATGGTGGTAGAAGCACAAGCCATTCTGTCTATCGATCCGGATGATCCGCGTTTCAAGATACTGGACTAA
- the rpmA gene encoding 50S ribosomal protein L27, whose product MAHKKGGGTTRNGRDSESKRLGVKVYGGQAINAGGIIIRQRGTKTHPGENVGMGKDHTLFALIDGKVQFVTKGATQRNYVTVVAA is encoded by the coding sequence ATGGCACATAAAAAAGGCGGCGGCACTACGCGCAACGGCCGTGACTCAGAGTCAAAACGACTCGGCGTCAAGGTCTACGGTGGCCAGGCGATTAACGCCGGCGGCATCATTATTCGTCAACGCGGCACTAAGACGCATCCAGGCGAAAATGTTGGCATGGGCAAGGATCACACCCTGTTCGCACTGATCGACGGCAAAGTACAATTCGTAACCAAGGGCGCTACCCAGCGTAACTACGTTACTGTCGTAGCAGCTTAA